The region TCGAGGCCGAGGCGACCCCGGCCGTCCAGGCCCTCCCGGCCCCTCCGCCGACCACGGGCGCCATCGACACCCGGACCCTGTCCCGTTCCCTGTTCCTGCGGCTCGCCGCCCTCGACGAGAACAGCCCCGAGCGTGCGTACGTCCGGGACACCCTCATCGAGTTGAACCTCCCCCTCGTCCGGTACGCGGCGGCCCGCTTCCGCTCCCGGAACGAGCCGATGGAGGACATCGTCCAGGTCGGCACCATCGGCCTGATCAAGGCGATCGACCGCTTCGACTGCGAACGCGGTGTCGAGTTCCCGACGTTCGCGATGCCGACGGTCGTGGGCGAGATCAAGCGCTTCTTCCGCGACACCTCGTGGTCGGTGCGTGTACCGCGCCGTCTGCAGGAGCTGCGCCTGGCCCTCACCAAGGCCAGCGACGAACTCGCCCAGAAGTTGGACCGCTCCCCCACCGTCACCGAACTCGCCGTGGTCCTGGGCGTGTCCGAGGAGGACGTGGTCGACGGCCTCGCGGTCGGCAACGCGTACACGGCCTCGTCCCTGGACTCGCCGGCCCTGGAGGACGACGGCGGCGAGGGCTCCCTGGCCGACCGCCTCGGCTACGAGGACACGGCGCTGGAGGGCGTGGAGTACCGCGAGTCCCTGAAGCCGCTGCTGGCCAAACTCCCGCCGCGCGAGCGCCGGATCATCATGCTGCGCTTCTTCGCCAACATGACCCAGTCGCAGATCGGCGAGGAGGTCGGCATCTCCCAGATGCACGTGTCACGCCTCCTGACCCGGACCCTGACCCAGCTCCGCGAGGGCCTGATCTCCGACTGAGGGTCTGACAGAAGGTGTCCGACCGAGGGTTCACTTCTGACGGAGCATCAGCGACGATGTCGCGATGCTTCGACAGACCCGCGCGACGCATGACCGCCGGGGCGCCATCGCCCTGACCACCTCGGCGGCCGTCGTGACCTGCGCCCTGACAGGCGTGTTGGCGGCGTGCGGGAACGGCGGCGGACACGACGAGGGGTACGTCCCGGTCGAGCGACCGGTGATCGGCGGTACGGCGATCGCTCCCACCGGGGAGGTGACGTTCGTACCGCTGGAGGGACGGCAGCCGGAATCCCCGGCTCCCAACCCGCCCGCCGGGCAGGGCAGTCGGCCGCGCACCCCTGCGACGGGGCCCGGGGCAGCGCCCCTTCCGGCATCTCCGGCGACTCCGCCAGGAGACACCAACTCCGGCCGGACGAGCACGGGTTCAGCACCTCCGGGACCGACACCGAGCCAGGCGCCGACACCGACGCCCACATCGAGTGCCACACCGAGGCCGACACCGACGACTCCGACGACACCGGTGCCATCAACGCCCGTAGGTCCCGCCCGACTGGTCACGGGTGCGCTGGTACGAGAGTCCACGGACAGACGCTGGTGCGAGAAGGCGACGCTCGCCTTCCACAACACCGGTGGCGCACCGGTGCGTTCGGGCACGGTGACCTTCGGCACGCACATCATCGACCTGCTCGGCACCGACTGGGCGACCATCGAGTCCACGGCGCCGCTCCCGACGCCGATCGAGCCGGGGCCGGTGCGCGAACAGAGCTGGACGGTGTGCGCGGAGGAGTGGCGCGTGCCGTGGGGGATGCGGGTGGAGACCCGGGTGGTCGGGGTGGAGTGGGAGTAGACGCACAGGATTCCCGCCGGGCGAATCCCGGTAGCCCGTCCCAGCCCGGTCCGTCCCAGCCCAGACAGCCCCCGCCCGTCGATCCGCTCCTTGTAGCGCGCGGCTTGACGGCGGGCGGGCATGGCCGTCAGGCCGCCTTGGAGAGGGGCGAGGGCGATCCTCGACATCCAGGGCGAGCCGGGTCACCGGCTTGGCCGTAGGTCGGGGACGTAGTGCGGCCGGGGCCGGGGAGCGGCCGGGGCCGTGGAGCGGCCGGGGACGTGGAGCGGCCGGGGACGTGGAGCGGCCGGGGACGTGGAGCGGCCGGGGACGATGCGCGGCGCCCGCCGCTCCGCCGCGCATCGGCGGCCCGGCGGTCACGTCCTCGCGTAGGCCTTACTTCAGCGCCAGCCAGGCCACCGCCGCGATCACCAGTACGGCGACGACCACGCCGACGATCAGGCCGATGCGGGGGCCCGCCGGAGCCGGTGCCTGGCGGCTGCCGCCCTGGGGGGTCTCGTCGACGAACGCTCGGAACATCTGGGTGCTGCCCGCGGGGTCGTAGTTGCCCTCGGGGCCCTGGGTGTTGGCCATGGTGCGAGACCCTAGCGAACTCGACGGGGTGCGCCCAAGCTGGCCCCCTCTCTTGCCCATCTCACCTGCGCGTTTACGTTCGCCAATGCTTGCCTTTGCCAGGTTTTTAGCCCAGCCCCTCCCCAATTCATTTGCCTGTAGCAACCAATCTTTTCTATGGTTGCCCCAAGCAACGAATAAATGGATGCCGGAGCAGGACTCAGGGGGTGTGATGGCCGAGCAGACGCAGTACGAGGAGCTGGTGCGTCAGTTCAGTGCCTTCGGGGCCGTGAAGCGGGAGATGGGGCGGATCATGCCGCCCGAGTGTCCCGGCGGTTCCGCCACCGTGCTGACGCTGCTCGGCCGGTACGGGGACATGCGGATGAGCCGGCTCGCCGAGCTGCTCGCCGTCGACATGTCCGTCACCAGCCGCCATGTCGCCCACGTCGCCGGGCGCGGCTGGATCGAACGGCTCCCCGACCCCGCCGACAAGCGCTCGCGCATTTTGCGGCTGACCCCATCGGGGCATGCGCAGATCGGCGAGCTGTCGCGACGGACCACCGCACTGCTCGCCCACCGGCTCGCCGACTGGAGCGACGAGGAGGTCGGACAGCTCGCCCGCCTGATGGGGCGGCTCCGGGAGAGCTTCGGTACGCAACAGACGCCGTAGCAGACGACGTAGACAAATCGCACGAATTAAAGACGCACAAGACGCAGCACAGACAAGGAAGTTCAATGGCAACGACCACACCGGCCGGTGTGCGGGCGGCACACGCCAAGCACGGAGGAGGCTCCCACGGCTCCGCCGACGGCGCGCCGATGACGCACCGGCAGATCATGGAAGCGCTCACCGGGCTGCTGCTCGGCATGTTCGTGGCGATCCTGTCGTCGACGATCGTCTCCAACGCCCTGCCCGACATCATCAAGGACCTCGGCGGCGGCCAGAGCGCCTACACCTGGGTCGTGACCGCGTCGCTGCTCGCGATGACCGCGTCCACCCCGCTGTGGGGCAAGCTCGCCGACCTCTTCTCCAAGAAGCTGCTGATCCAGTTCGCGCTCGTCATCTTCGTGCTGGGCTCGGCAGCCGCCGGCCTCTCGCAGAACGCGGGCATGCTCATCACCTTCCGCGCCGTGCAGGGCGTCGGCATGGGCGGGCTCTCGGCACTCGCCCAGATCATTCTCGCGGCGATGATCTCCCCGCGTGAGCGCGGACGCTACAACGGCTACCTCGGCGCCACCTTCGCGACCGCGATGGTCGGCGGCCCGCTGATCGGCGGTGTCATCACCGACACCAGCTGGCTCGGCTGGCGCTGGTGCTTCTACGTCGGCGTGCCCTTCGCCGTCGTCGCGCTGATCGTGCTCCAGCGGACCCTGCACCTGCCGGTCGTCAAGCGCAAGGCCAAGGTCGACTGGACCGGCGCCTTCTTCATCACCGCGGCCGTCTGCCTGCTGCTGGTCTGGGTGACCTTCGCGGGCGACAAGTACGACTGGGTGTCCTGGCAGACGTACGCCATGATCGGCGGCACCGTCGCGCTGCTCGGCGTCTTCGTCCTCGTCGAGTCGAAGGCCAGCGAGCCGATCATCCCGCTGCGGCTCTTCCGTAACCGCACCATCACCCTCGCCTCACTCGCGTCGCTCTTCGTCGGCATCGCGATGTTCGCGGGCACCATCTTCTTCAGCCAGTACTTCCAGCTGGCCCGGGACAAGTCGCCGACCATGTCCGGCGTCATGACCATCCCGATGATCGGCGGCCTGTTCGTCGCCTCCACCGTCTCCGGGCAGGTCATCACCCGTACGGGACGCTGGAAGGCGTGGCTGCTCGCCGGCGGTGTGCTGGTGACCGCCGGTCTCGGTCTGCTGGGCACCCTGCGCTACGACACCGCGTACTGGCACGTCGCCATCTACATGGCGCTGCTCGGGCTCGGCGTCGGCATGATGATGCAGAACCTCGTGCTCTGCACCCAGAACCAGGTCTCCCCCTCCGACCTGGGTGTCGCCAGCTCGGTGGTCACCTTCTTCCGTTCCCTCGGCGGTGCGATCGGCGTCTCCGCGCTGGGCGCGGTCCTCAGTCACCGGATCACCGACCACCTCAAGGACGGCCTGGCCACCATCGACCCGAAGTACGCGGCGGGGCTCTCCGGTTCCACCAACAACGCCATCCCCGACCTCGACGCGCTGCCCACGCCGCTGCGCACGGTCATCGAGGGCGCGTACGGCCACGGCATCGGTGACGTCTTCCTCTACGCCGCTCCGGCCGCCCTGCTCGCGCTCGTCTTCTCCCTCTTCATCAAGGAGGTTCCGTTGCGGAACAAGGGCGCGCTGGCGCAGGCCGCGGAGGAGAAGCAGGCCGCGCTCACTCCGGCCAACCCGATCACGGAGGCCAGCGAGGTCACCGAGGTCACCGAGACGGAGAAGGTTCCCGCCGCGGTCGCCACGGTGACGGTCTCGGCCGCCGGAACCGGCGAGACCGGCGCAGGCACCGAGACCGTCAAGACCGTCGAAGGGCCTGCCGGTGGCGGGATTCCGGTACGCGGTCACGTGCGCGGCGCGGAGAGCGCGCCCGTTCCGCAGGCCGCCGTCACGCTGATCTCCCTCACCGGGCGTCAGCTGGGCCGAGCGGTCGCGCAGGGCGACGGCGCGTACGCGCTGGACGCGCCGGGCACCGGCTCGTACGTCCTGATCGCCTCGGCGGACGGGTTCCAGCCGCAGGCGTCGACCGTCGTCGTGAACGGCGAGCCGGTCTCGTACGACATCCTGCTCAGCGGCACCAGCGGGCTCAGCGGGCTGGTGCGCGGCGCCGAGACCGGGGAGCCTGTCAAGGACGCCATGGTGATCGTCACCGATGTGCGCGGGGATGTTCTGGCCACCGGGACCACCGGTGAGCAGGGCGAGTTCACGTTCGCCGAGCTGGTGCCGGGTGCCGTGACCGTCGCCGTGAACGCGGCCGGATACCGGCCGCGCGCGCTGCCCGTCGAGGTCGGTGGCACCGGGGTCACCCGGGTCGAGGTGGAACTGGCGTCCGGGGCGCACGTCCAGGGTGTCGTACGGGCGCCGCACGGGCCGCTCGGGGACGCGCGGGTCACGCTCGTCGACGCGGCCGGGAACGTGGTCGGCTCGTCGACGACCGGGACGGACGGGGCGTACGCCTTCGCCGATCTGGACAGTGGCGAGTACACGGTCATCGCGACCGGCTACCCGCCGGTGGCCACCGCCCTGACCGTCACCGGCCGTGGCGCCGACGACCACGACATCGAACTCGCCCACCCGGGCGGGGAGTAGCAGGACATGACAGGCACAGCAGGCATGGCAGATATCTCAGGCGTCTCAGGCGTCACGGGGTTGAGTGCGCGGGTGCGTACGCGGGACGGATGGGCCGTGTCGCACGCCGTCGTCACCGTGACGGACATGACCGGGCGGCAGGTGACGCGCGCCGAGGCCGACGCGGACGGGGTCGTACGCGACGCGACCCCGCTCGCGCCCGGCGCGTACACCGTGATCGTGACGGCTGTCGGCTACGCGCCCACCGCGTCCAGCGCCATCGTCACCATGAGCGGACGGGCCGAGGTAGGGACCGTCACGCTCGCCCGGCTGGGCGGCGGCGCCGAACTGCCGCCGCCGGGGCCCTGGACCGTCGACCCGGCCCACTCGTCCGTCGGCGCACTCGCGCAACACCTGGGCATCTCCAGCGTGCACGGGCGGTTCACCGAGTTCACGGCGACGATCGAGATCGCGCCGGACGACATCGCCAAGTCCCGTGTGGAGGCGGTCATTTCGGCGGCCTCCATCGACACGGGCAACGGCATGCGGGACGACCATCTGCGGTCCGCCGACTTTCTGGACGTGGACACCCACCCCGAGATCACGTTCCGCTCGACGGGCCTCACCCCGGCCGCCGGTCCCGACCGCTGGACCGTCCACGGCGAGCTGGGCATGCGCGGAGTCGTACGGCCCGTCGACCTCGACCTCGCCTACCTCGGCACCGGCGCCGACCCGTGGGGAGGCACCCGGGCCGCGTTCCGGGCGACCACGGAGCTGCGGCGCGAGGACTTCGCCATGAACTACAACCAGGTGGTGCGGGCGGGGATCGCGGCGATCGGTACGACGCTCAAAGTGGAGCTGGACATCCAAGCCGTGCGGGGGCCCAGCCTCTAGGCTGCGCGTATGGCACCGAACATCGCTACGAATACCGCCGTGTCCCTGGCCGAGCTGCTCGACTTCGTACGGCCCCGCCACCGGGCGATCCTCCTCACCCGGCGCGCGGACGGGTCTCCCCAGGCCTCGCCGCTGACCTGCGGGGTCGACGACTCGGGCCGGGTCGTCGTGTCGACCTACCCCGAGCGCGCCAAGACGCGCAACGCCAAGCGGGACGAACGCGTCAGCCTGCTCGTCCTGAGCGACGACTGGAACGGGCCGTGGGTCCAGATCGACGGCACGGCGGAGGTCATCGACTCCCCCGAGTCGGTCGAGCCGCTCGTCGAGTACTTCCGGAACATCTCGGGTGAGCACCCGGACTGGGACGAGTACCGCGCGGCCATGGTGAAGCAGGGCAAGTCGATCATCCGAGTCACACCGGAGAAGTGGGGGCCGGTTGCCACCGGCGGCTTCCCGGCGAGGCTTGCGCAGTAGGGGTGGGCGGCAACGAGGCTCGGGGCGCTGCGGTGAGCCTCGTCCCGGGGGCTCCGCCCCCAAACCCCCGGTCGCGCTGAACGCGCTCGTCCTCAATCGCCGGACGGGCTGAAAATGCCGGGCGGCGTCCTCAGACACTGACCTGACTGGAGATGCCGGACAGCCTCCTCAAGCACCGGACGGCCTGGAGATGCCGGGCGGCGTCCTCATGTACCGGAAGAGCTGGACATGCCGGACAGCCTCCTCAAGTACCGGACGGCCTGGAGATGCCGGGCGGCGTCCTCGTGTACCGGAAGAGCTGGAGATGCCCGGCTACGTTCTCACGTACTGGACGAGCACGAAATGCCGGACGGCGACCTCAGACACCGGACGAGCACGAAATGCCCGGCTACCTCCTCACGTACCGGACGAGCAGGAAATGCCGGACGGCGACCTCAAGCACCGGACGCCCTGGAAACTCCCGGCGGCGGAGCCTCGTCGTCCTGTCTCGCGACCATCGCCTCGATCCCCGCCACCAGCAGCTCCAGCGCGAAGTCGAAGTCCCGCTCGCGCATCTCCTGCACCGTTTCGCCGCCCCTCGCCGCCATCATGTCCGCCGACTCCTGCATGAGATCGGCGACCTCGGGGGCGGTCCCGACCGCGCTCATGGCGTGCTGGAAGAAGGCGTCCTGCGTCATGCCGGCCTCCGTGCAGCGGGCGATGAAGTGGCCCTCGATCGTGCCGAACCCGTACACGAACTGGAAGACGGCCGCGATGGCACCGGTGAGTCCTCGCGCGGGCAGGCCCGTCCGCCGGATCACTCGCTGGACGGCACGTGAGAAGGCCTGCGAGTGCGGGCCGATGTTGAGGTAGGTCCCGGCGAGCGGCGACACCCAGGGGTGGCGGACCAGCAGGGCGCGGTACTCACCGGCCAGCACCCTGAGCTGGTCGCGCCAGTCCTCGCCGTGGGCCTCCGGATCGGGCAGGCGCAGTTGGGCGCTGGCCGCGTCGAGGGCGAGTTCGAGCAGGTCGTCCTTGGTGTCGACGTACCAGTACACCGACATGGCCGTGACGTTCAGCTCGGCGGCCAGTCGCCGCATCGAGAACCTCGCCAGCCCCTCCGCGTCCAGCAACCGAACGGTCACCTCGGTGATCCGGTCCCGGTCCAGCCCCGACGGCTGCCCGGCGCGACCGCCACTCCTCCGGCGCGCCTTCCCCTCAAGCCAGACGCTGGTCCGCGCAGGCCGTTCAACTGCCTTCACGATGGCGCACCTCCCGATACTTGCGTTCACTGGCAAGAATGCCAGGCCGCAGCAGACCTGAAGGGGCGCGGGGAACTGCGCGAGAACCACGGCGGACCCGCAGCCGCGTTGCAACCCGAACCCCCGAGCTCCTAGGCGGCCTTCACCCGCTCACCCCGTTCCCCCCGCTCAGCCCTGCGCAACAACAACGCCGCGACCAGACCACCCAGCAAAACAGCCCCCGCCCCCACCAACTGACTGGTCTCCAAGCCGGAGGCGAACGCCTCCGTGATACGCGCCCGCTCCGCAGCCGACCCCGCCTCCGCCAACGCCCCCGGCAAGGACACCGCGGCAACGGAAACCAGCGCCGCGAACCGCGAGTTCAGCACCGCGCCGAGCACCGCGACCCCGAGCCCCTGCCCGAACTCCGCCACCGTGCCGTTGATCCCCGCCCCGACTCCGGCCTTCTCCGGCGGAATCGAGCTCATGATCGCGTGCGCCATGGCCGGGCTGGACACCGCGGCCCCCGTCCCGATGAGCAGCAGGCCCAGCAACGTACCCGCGTAACCGCCGGAGGCGACCGTCGCGATGGAGACGAGGCCGCACGCCATCACCGTCATGCCCAGCCCGATGGCGAGGGGCGTCCCGAGCCTGGCCGCCCATTTCGCCGCCACACCGGTGAAGTTGAGTGCGACGATCGCGAGCGCGAGCGGCGCCGTACGCAGCCCGGCCTCCAAGGGGCCGTAGCCGAGCACGAACTGCATGTGCTGGGTGAGCAGGAAGAGCGAGCCGCCCATCCCGAACGTGATCAGCACCGCACCGGCGACCGCCCCCGTGAACCGCCGGTTCCTGAAGAAGTGCATGTCG is a window of Streptomyces sp. B21-083 DNA encoding:
- a CDS encoding RNA polymerase sigma factor SigF is translated as MSADQGSSKVLTLTKSESAPAELHDVPALVVEVEAEATPAVQALPAPPPTTGAIDTRTLSRSLFLRLAALDENSPERAYVRDTLIELNLPLVRYAAARFRSRNEPMEDIVQVGTIGLIKAIDRFDCERGVEFPTFAMPTVVGEIKRFFRDTSWSVRVPRRLQELRLALTKASDELAQKLDRSPTVTELAVVLGVSEEDVVDGLAVGNAYTASSLDSPALEDDGGEGSLADRLGYEDTALEGVEYRESLKPLLAKLPPRERRIIMLRFFANMTQSQIGEEVGISQMHVSRLLTRTLTQLREGLISD
- a CDS encoding MarR family winged helix-turn-helix transcriptional regulator, giving the protein MAEQTQYEELVRQFSAFGAVKREMGRIMPPECPGGSATVLTLLGRYGDMRMSRLAELLAVDMSVTSRHVAHVAGRGWIERLPDPADKRSRILRLTPSGHAQIGELSRRTTALLAHRLADWSDEEVGQLARLMGRLRESFGTQQTP
- a CDS encoding MFS transporter — protein: MATTTPAGVRAAHAKHGGGSHGSADGAPMTHRQIMEALTGLLLGMFVAILSSTIVSNALPDIIKDLGGGQSAYTWVVTASLLAMTASTPLWGKLADLFSKKLLIQFALVIFVLGSAAAGLSQNAGMLITFRAVQGVGMGGLSALAQIILAAMISPRERGRYNGYLGATFATAMVGGPLIGGVITDTSWLGWRWCFYVGVPFAVVALIVLQRTLHLPVVKRKAKVDWTGAFFITAAVCLLLVWVTFAGDKYDWVSWQTYAMIGGTVALLGVFVLVESKASEPIIPLRLFRNRTITLASLASLFVGIAMFAGTIFFSQYFQLARDKSPTMSGVMTIPMIGGLFVASTVSGQVITRTGRWKAWLLAGGVLVTAGLGLLGTLRYDTAYWHVAIYMALLGLGVGMMMQNLVLCTQNQVSPSDLGVASSVVTFFRSLGGAIGVSALGAVLSHRITDHLKDGLATIDPKYAAGLSGSTNNAIPDLDALPTPLRTVIEGAYGHGIGDVFLYAAPAALLALVFSLFIKEVPLRNKGALAQAAEEKQAALTPANPITEASEVTEVTETEKVPAAVATVTVSAAGTGETGAGTETVKTVEGPAGGGIPVRGHVRGAESAPVPQAAVTLISLTGRQLGRAVAQGDGAYALDAPGTGSYVLIASADGFQPQASTVVVNGEPVSYDILLSGTSGLSGLVRGAETGEPVKDAMVIVTDVRGDVLATGTTGEQGEFTFAELVPGAVTVAVNAAGYRPRALPVEVGGTGVTRVEVELASGAHVQGVVRAPHGPLGDARVTLVDAAGNVVGSSTTGTDGAYAFADLDSGEYTVIATGYPPVATALTVTGRGADDHDIELAHPGGE
- a CDS encoding YceI family protein, with product MTGTAGMADISGVSGVTGLSARVRTRDGWAVSHAVVTVTDMTGRQVTRAEADADGVVRDATPLAPGAYTVIVTAVGYAPTASSAIVTMSGRAEVGTVTLARLGGGAELPPPGPWTVDPAHSSVGALAQHLGISSVHGRFTEFTATIEIAPDDIAKSRVEAVISAASIDTGNGMRDDHLRSADFLDVDTHPEITFRSTGLTPAAGPDRWTVHGELGMRGVVRPVDLDLAYLGTGADPWGGTRAAFRATTELRREDFAMNYNQVVRAGIAAIGTTLKVELDIQAVRGPSL
- a CDS encoding PPOX class F420-dependent oxidoreductase; its protein translation is MAPNIATNTAVSLAELLDFVRPRHRAILLTRRADGSPQASPLTCGVDDSGRVVVSTYPERAKTRNAKRDERVSLLVLSDDWNGPWVQIDGTAEVIDSPESVEPLVEYFRNISGEHPDWDEYRAAMVKQGKSIIRVTPEKWGPVATGGFPARLAQ
- a CDS encoding TetR/AcrR family transcriptional regulator, with amino-acid sequence MVKAVERPARTSVWLEGKARRRSGGRAGQPSGLDRDRITEVTVRLLDAEGLARFSMRRLAAELNVTAMSVYWYVDTKDDLLELALDAASAQLRLPDPEAHGEDWRDQLRVLAGEYRALLVRHPWVSPLAGTYLNIGPHSQAFSRAVQRVIRRTGLPARGLTGAIAAVFQFVYGFGTIEGHFIARCTEAGMTQDAFFQHAMSAVGTAPEVADLMQESADMMAARGGETVQEMRERDFDFALELLVAGIEAMVARQDDEAPPPGVSRASGA